A single genomic interval of Legionella israelensis harbors:
- a CDS encoding thiamine diphosphokinase, producing the protein MTLAYLEGNYRSVLCLNGDLPGSSFFLSCSLPVIAADGAANRLHQLGIRPNIVIGDLDSVNTIIRQQNKVLHCPEQDSNDFQKSIQYLREKALLPSIVLGINGGFLDHVLNNINIFLETGCVLYSPPIVGYILKENYRKAFSLPFNTKISLLGIPSAIITSKGLKWELNESKLSFPGNTSCFNRTRESSIELSIHQGALLVLIYTEASSDAGSL; encoded by the coding sequence ATGACGCTCGCGTACCTTGAAGGAAATTATCGTTCCGTTTTATGTTTAAATGGTGATTTGCCTGGGTCCTCTTTTTTTCTCAGCTGCTCACTTCCAGTAATTGCGGCAGATGGGGCTGCTAATCGTTTACATCAATTAGGAATCAGACCAAACATCGTCATTGGCGACTTGGACAGTGTGAATACGATAATTCGCCAACAAAATAAGGTTCTTCATTGCCCGGAACAAGATTCCAATGATTTTCAGAAATCGATTCAGTATCTGAGAGAAAAAGCACTATTGCCTTCCATTGTTCTTGGAATAAACGGCGGATTTTTAGATCATGTCTTAAATAATATCAATATATTTCTGGAAACAGGCTGTGTTTTATACTCACCTCCTATCGTAGGTTATATTCTAAAAGAAAATTACCGAAAGGCTTTTTCATTGCCGTTTAATACGAAGATATCTCTTCTTGGCATCCCTTCAGCCATAATCACTTCGAAAGGTTTGAAATGGGAATTAAATGAAAGCAAGCTTTCCTTTCCGGGAAATACCTCTTGTTTTAATCGCACAAGAGAGTCATCTATTGAATTATCGATACATCAAGGTGCTTTACTTGTCCTGATTTATACGGAAGCTTCTTCCGATGCAGGTTCATTATAA
- a CDS encoding CsiV family protein: MIQSTMQKILYLILCLTSSLVYGYSENHYQVDLIVFIHQSEINHPSSERLLNSPLVFNHNKSISLNPEIHEDITPYHLRPLRTSSLNNEYYVLKRQPQYQILFHYTWLQPANNQRTVKLPAIPHNGWLVKGGLRIRKSNYYLLDTELYFTSPDKAASFMLKEKQRLKNNTLYYLDHPLAGMLIKIHKPT; the protein is encoded by the coding sequence ATGATTCAATCTACCATGCAAAAAATTCTCTATTTGATATTGTGCCTGACGAGCTCTCTGGTCTATGGCTATTCTGAAAACCATTATCAAGTCGACTTAATCGTCTTTATCCATCAAAGCGAAATCAATCATCCTTCATCTGAACGTTTACTGAATTCCCCGCTGGTGTTTAATCACAATAAAAGCATCAGCTTAAATCCTGAAATCCATGAAGACATAACTCCATATCATTTACGCCCCCTGCGCACCTCTTCACTGAATAATGAATACTATGTCTTAAAACGCCAGCCTCAATATCAAATTCTTTTTCATTATACCTGGCTTCAACCGGCTAATAATCAACGGACTGTAAAATTGCCTGCAATACCTCATAATGGCTGGCTGGTTAAGGGAGGTTTGCGTATTCGCAAAAGCAATTATTATTTATTGGATACAGAGCTTTATTTTACCTCGCCTGATAAGGCAGCTTCTTTCATGCTGAAAGAAAAACAACGTCTAAAAAACAATACCCTTTACTACTTGGATCATCCTTTAGCCGGGATGCTCATTAAAATTCATAAACCAACGTGA
- the lpxK gene encoding tetraacyldisaccharide 4'-kinase — MFSHLDKLWYQKHPLRWLLWPLSMVYRGIVHARRWYYQLFADKPLKIPVVVVGNLSVGGVGKTPLVIAIAKKLVGQGLKVGIVSRGYGARISRFPHLITAQDTAEQVGDEPLLIARKTDCPVVIAPKRNEAVSYLEANEDCDVILSDDGLQHYSMRRAVEIIVIDGTRGLGNGLCLPAGPLREPSSRLKSADYLVVNEGHWPDAYPMHLKPMPLVHIKTGEKYNIEQFSEPVAAIAGIGNPQRFFFTLKQLGVRFSTYPFPDHYRFKPDDFKFTESSIVMTEKDAVKCHHFAGDNMYYLPVEAELSEDFWHAFTSRISIPGQR, encoded by the coding sequence ATGTTCTCACACCTGGATAAACTCTGGTATCAAAAGCATCCACTCCGCTGGTTGCTTTGGCCATTATCAATGGTTTATCGCGGTATCGTTCATGCCAGACGATGGTATTATCAGTTATTTGCAGACAAACCGTTAAAGATACCTGTCGTGGTGGTTGGAAATTTATCCGTTGGGGGCGTTGGTAAAACCCCGTTAGTGATTGCCATAGCTAAAAAGCTTGTCGGGCAAGGGTTGAAAGTGGGAATTGTCAGTCGTGGTTATGGGGCTCGCATTTCAAGATTCCCCCATTTGATAACGGCTCAAGATACGGCAGAGCAGGTAGGGGATGAACCTTTACTGATAGCACGAAAAACCGATTGTCCTGTCGTGATTGCTCCAAAACGAAATGAGGCTGTTTCCTATCTTGAAGCGAACGAGGATTGTGATGTGATACTCAGTGATGATGGTTTGCAACATTATTCAATGAGACGAGCAGTTGAAATCATTGTTATTGACGGGACACGAGGTTTGGGAAACGGGCTTTGCCTTCCCGCCGGACCTTTGCGTGAGCCTTCATCACGCTTGAAATCAGCCGATTACCTTGTGGTTAACGAAGGGCACTGGCCTGATGCTTATCCTATGCATCTAAAACCAATGCCCTTGGTTCATATCAAAACAGGGGAAAAGTATAACATAGAGCAATTTTCTGAGCCTGTGGCTGCTATTGCAGGAATTGGAAATCCACAACGTTTTTTTTTCACACTGAAACAATTGGGAGTTCGTTTTTCAACTTATCCCTTCCCTGATCATTATCGTTTTAAACCAGATGATTTTAAATTTACTGAATCAAGTATTGTGATGACGGAAAAAGATGCGGTGAAATGCCATCATTTTGCTGGAGATAATATGTATTATCTTCCTGTTGAGGCAGAATTATCCGAGGATTTCTGGCATGCATTCACTTCACGAATTTCAATTCCAGGACAGAGATGA
- the msbA gene encoding lipid A export permease/ATP-binding protein MsbA — protein MNKSPKLKTGRLYRRLLSYVKPFWPVLLLGILANVLYSAIDAGFTYMMRPFLDKGFIDIDMEFVKTIPMIVLIGITARGLVSSLASYCMTWVARSVVKVLRQRTFSHIIHLPADYYDEATSGQLLSKILYDVEQVAQVSADALTDFVQNSCLVIGLLTVMMIVCWQLSLMFLLTIPFIGLIVNYTNKRVRRISHKVQRTMGEVTEIAGEAIEGYRVVRIFGGEQYEIGKFNQATEVSRKNDMKVAVSKAINVSGVQCVIAIGIAVIIYAAIQLSTVITITAGSFLAIIAAMLQLIKPMKTLTTLNATIQKGLAGAESVFNLLDKNVETKEGRHLLTKARGEIKFQNVSYGYRNGATVLHQLNFTIHPGESVALVGHSGSGKTTLASLLPRFYEIQTGQIILDDIPINELHLSSLRKQIALVSQQVTLFNDSLANNIAYGCFETSREQIIAAAKLAYAHEFICQLPEGYDTRVGENGVLLSGGQRQRLAIARALLKDAPILILDEATSALDSESERYIQAALETVMQNRTTLIIAHRLSTIKYVDKIIVMKQGHIVEEGTHSQLLALEGHYAQLYRVQQMGAEDKKEAVA, from the coding sequence ATGAATAAGAGCCCAAAGCTGAAAACAGGGCGTTTGTACAGACGCTTATTATCCTATGTAAAACCCTTTTGGCCGGTGTTGCTATTGGGAATATTGGCCAATGTCTTATATTCTGCCATCGATGCCGGATTTACTTACATGATGCGTCCTTTTCTGGATAAGGGTTTTATCGATATTGATATGGAATTTGTAAAAACAATTCCCATGATCGTTTTAATCGGTATTACAGCACGTGGACTGGTCAGTTCTCTGGCAAGCTACTGTATGACCTGGGTCGCACGCTCAGTTGTCAAAGTGCTGCGCCAGCGGACTTTTTCTCATATCATTCATTTGCCGGCCGATTATTATGATGAGGCAACCAGTGGGCAATTACTGTCCAAAATTCTTTATGATGTAGAGCAGGTAGCACAGGTCAGTGCCGATGCTTTAACTGATTTTGTGCAGAACAGTTGTCTTGTAATCGGTTTGCTGACGGTAATGATGATAGTTTGTTGGCAGCTATCGCTCATGTTTCTTTTAACTATTCCTTTTATTGGCTTGATTGTTAACTATACCAATAAACGTGTCAGGCGAATCAGTCATAAAGTACAGCGAACCATGGGAGAGGTAACTGAAATTGCAGGAGAGGCCATTGAGGGATATCGGGTTGTACGTATCTTTGGTGGTGAACAGTATGAAATTGGTAAATTTAATCAAGCCACGGAAGTTTCAAGAAAAAATGACATGAAAGTCGCTGTTTCCAAAGCCATTAATGTTTCCGGTGTACAATGTGTCATCGCCATAGGTATTGCAGTGATTATTTATGCTGCTATTCAATTATCCACAGTCATTACCATTACTGCCGGCTCCTTTTTGGCCATTATTGCTGCGATGTTACAGTTGATAAAGCCAATGAAAACATTGACCACCTTGAATGCGACCATTCAAAAAGGGTTGGCGGGTGCAGAAAGTGTATTTAATCTTCTTGATAAAAATGTTGAGACTAAAGAAGGTCGGCATTTATTAACAAAGGCACGTGGAGAGATCAAGTTCCAAAATGTGTCTTATGGTTATCGGAATGGTGCTACAGTATTACATCAGCTTAATTTCACCATTCATCCCGGGGAATCAGTGGCGTTGGTCGGTCATTCCGGCAGTGGCAAAACCACCTTGGCAAGTTTGTTACCTCGTTTCTATGAAATTCAGACCGGCCAGATTATCCTCGATGATATTCCTATCAATGAATTACATTTGTCCAGCCTGCGGAAGCAAATAGCTTTAGTGAGCCAACAAGTAACATTATTTAATGACAGCTTAGCTAACAACATTGCTTATGGTTGTTTTGAGACGTCTCGGGAGCAGATTATTGCTGCGGCTAAATTGGCCTATGCTCATGAATTTATTTGCCAGTTGCCTGAAGGATATGATACTCGTGTCGGGGAAAATGGTGTGTTGCTTTCCGGAGGTCAACGTCAAAGATTAGCTATTGCGAGAGCATTATTGAAGGATGCACCGATCCTGATTCTTGATGAAGCTACTTCGGCACTGGATTCAGAGTCAGAGCGTTATATTCAGGCAGCGCTTGAGACAGTGATGCAAAACCGGACAACGTTGATCATTGCTCATCGCTTATCCACAATCAAATATGTCGATAAAATCATTGTTATGAAACAAGGCCATATTGTTGAAGAAGGCACACATAGCCAGTTGTTGGCGCTGGAGGGTCATTATGCTCAGCTTTATCGTGTTCAGCAGATGGGAGCAGAAGATAAAAAAGAGGCTGTGGCTTAA
- a CDS encoding UvrD-helicase domain-containing protein, producing MLSDSEQRHQATDPHQSFIVQAPAGSGKTEILSQRFLRLLANVTSPEQIIALTFTRKAANEMRERIILSLKQASENRKAITPHQEKTLSLAGKALEQSKKHRWQLLDQPSRLKIMTIDALCQSIAHAMPLQDRQLAFASISDKANKHYITAAQNCIQFAIDHQEYQQDLKNLLLHLDNRQDKLIELFSRLLNARDQWLTLLYEGQEQNKALYEQAIAFIEQHELDRFKQSLPRELAEELVYQSRQMATIENDPESVRYSLRDWNDFTESTAETAKALSALLLTSDNKFRQSFDYRVGLRKNSCPKDYPQIKAASKILLQRLSECPEFLDALLKVKDLPPPHYDENQWEILNALFKLLPLLVGHLHLVFTEHNEVDFTQISQQALSALGTEEQPTDLALYLDHAIHHLLIDEFQDTSILQFQLLSQLVQGWQVEEGKTLFVVGDPMQSIYRFRQAEVGLFLKAQLYGIGPVRLTLIQLQCNFRSTENIVHWVNQQFPAIFPSAFDVESGAVSFHHSIPVLEEREDSKIEAWQFADKIQETQTLVHLIQTQLQQYPQEDIAILVRSRSQLRDLIALLRAEKIPYQGIEIDLLSQLPHIQDLWSLTKALLMPANRLAWLAVLRSPYGGLSLSDLHLLATIEPRQSLYLTLSKPEKLNLLSEEGRIRARFIYHILHQALCTRHQLLLSDWIYQTHQQLHGERILTRSEQNDLEQFCLLLDRLEQDGQLSDFHFFEMELANLYSKQVRPAKLQVMTIHKAKGLEFDTVILPSLSSSPKASEKPLLRWLKLPRENEANLLLLSPIKAMHEDKCELYDYLGKLEAEKNHYELQRLLYVAVTRAKKALFLFDHKSKAPKDSFRYLLKKVTFKEFENDKEYSEPASSLPLIYQLPLDFYQFPLVRKKINHSHHSSVFARNDAHLVGVIAHQLLQWICDNHPSSCADIPWNYARHELRQLGFHEDHQSILLKRLEQWLQKLFLCPTGQWIIKPHQDEHNEYALLIQKEGQIHTRIIDRLFIDKNCLWIIDFKTGADNEMSQAAHRQQINEYAQIMATRTEQKIRCGLYYLANNHWDSWDYQS from the coding sequence ATGCTTAGTGATAGCGAACAAAGACATCAAGCGACGGACCCTCACCAGTCTTTTATTGTTCAGGCTCCTGCCGGCTCTGGAAAGACTGAAATCCTGAGCCAGCGTTTTTTACGCCTTTTGGCAAACGTGACTTCACCTGAGCAAATCATTGCCCTTACCTTTACCCGCAAGGCAGCCAATGAAATGCGAGAGCGCATTATTCTTTCTTTAAAGCAGGCCTCGGAAAACCGAAAAGCAATCACTCCACATCAAGAAAAAACCCTTTCATTGGCTGGGAAGGCACTGGAACAAAGCAAAAAACACCGGTGGCAACTACTGGATCAACCTTCACGGCTTAAAATCATGACCATTGATGCACTTTGTCAATCCATTGCACACGCCATGCCTCTACAAGACAGACAACTTGCCTTTGCTTCCATCTCCGATAAAGCCAACAAGCATTATATAACTGCCGCGCAAAATTGCATCCAGTTTGCCATTGACCATCAAGAGTATCAGCAAGATTTAAAGAACCTTCTCCTTCACCTGGATAACCGACAGGATAAACTCATTGAATTGTTCAGCCGTTTACTCAATGCTCGTGATCAATGGTTAACTTTGCTTTATGAAGGGCAAGAACAAAATAAAGCACTGTATGAACAAGCGATAGCCTTTATCGAGCAACATGAGTTAGATCGTTTCAAGCAAAGCCTGCCAAGAGAATTGGCGGAAGAACTTGTTTATCAGTCTCGCCAGATGGCTACCATTGAAAATGATCCTGAGTCTGTCCGTTATTCTTTAAGAGATTGGAACGATTTCACGGAAAGCACAGCAGAAACGGCTAAAGCGCTCTCTGCTTTGCTGCTAACCTCGGACAATAAATTTCGCCAAAGCTTTGATTATCGTGTGGGATTACGAAAAAATAGCTGCCCTAAAGATTACCCACAGATTAAAGCGGCCAGTAAAATTCTCCTGCAACGCCTGTCCGAATGCCCTGAATTTCTTGATGCCTTATTAAAAGTTAAAGATTTGCCACCACCTCATTATGATGAAAATCAATGGGAAATACTCAATGCGCTTTTCAAATTACTTCCTCTTCTGGTAGGTCATTTACATCTCGTTTTCACAGAACACAACGAAGTTGATTTTACGCAAATATCACAACAGGCACTGTCAGCTCTTGGTACTGAGGAGCAACCCACAGATTTAGCTTTATATCTTGATCATGCCATCCATCATCTTTTGATAGATGAGTTTCAGGACACATCCATCCTTCAATTCCAACTGCTCAGTCAGCTTGTTCAAGGATGGCAGGTCGAGGAAGGTAAAACGCTTTTTGTGGTTGGTGACCCAATGCAATCCATATACCGCTTCAGACAAGCTGAAGTCGGTTTATTCTTAAAAGCTCAGCTTTATGGAATTGGACCAGTTCGTTTAACGCTCATACAACTGCAATGTAATTTTCGTTCCACAGAAAATATTGTTCATTGGGTCAATCAGCAATTTCCTGCTATCTTTCCTTCCGCATTTGATGTGGAGTCCGGGGCAGTTTCTTTTCATCATTCCATTCCTGTGCTGGAAGAGCGGGAAGATTCCAAAATAGAAGCCTGGCAGTTTGCTGACAAAATTCAGGAAACCCAAACATTGGTTCATCTGATTCAGACACAGTTGCAACAATATCCACAAGAAGATATTGCCATACTGGTTCGCTCCAGAAGCCAGCTTAGAGACCTTATTGCCTTGCTGCGTGCCGAGAAAATCCCTTATCAAGGGATCGAAATTGATTTGTTATCACAGCTGCCTCATATTCAGGACCTGTGGTCCTTAACAAAAGCTCTTTTAATGCCTGCCAATCGTCTGGCATGGCTGGCGGTATTACGAAGCCCTTACGGAGGATTGAGTCTCTCGGATTTACATCTTTTAGCCACCATCGAGCCCAGACAATCCCTTTATCTGACCTTATCTAAACCAGAAAAATTAAATTTACTCAGTGAAGAAGGTCGAATTCGGGCAAGATTTATTTATCATATTCTTCATCAAGCTCTCTGCACCCGTCATCAACTGCTCTTATCAGACTGGATTTATCAAACGCATCAGCAACTGCATGGAGAACGCATTCTTACCCGTTCAGAACAAAATGATCTGGAGCAATTTTGCTTACTCCTTGACCGATTGGAGCAGGATGGTCAACTCAGTGATTTTCATTTTTTTGAAATGGAATTAGCGAACCTTTATTCAAAACAAGTCAGGCCGGCAAAACTGCAGGTAATGACCATTCATAAAGCAAAAGGACTGGAATTCGATACGGTTATATTACCAAGCTTAAGCAGCTCACCTAAAGCATCGGAAAAACCTTTATTGAGATGGTTAAAGCTTCCAAGAGAAAATGAAGCGAATCTCTTACTTCTCTCCCCTATAAAAGCCATGCATGAGGACAAATGCGAATTGTATGATTATTTGGGAAAACTCGAAGCAGAAAAAAATCATTATGAGTTACAGCGATTACTCTATGTGGCGGTTACCCGGGCAAAAAAAGCACTTTTTTTATTTGATCATAAAAGTAAAGCTCCGAAAGACAGTTTCAGATACCTGCTAAAAAAAGTAACCTTTAAGGAGTTTGAAAACGATAAAGAATATTCTGAGCCAGCTTCTTCATTACCCTTAATATATCAACTGCCTCTTGATTTTTATCAATTTCCTTTGGTCAGAAAAAAGATAAATCATTCCCATCATTCTTCCGTCTTTGCAAGGAATGACGCACATCTTGTGGGAGTGATTGCTCATCAGTTACTACAATGGATATGCGACAATCATCCTTCTTCCTGTGCAGATATTCCCTGGAATTATGCCCGCCATGAATTAAGACAGTTGGGTTTTCATGAGGACCACCAATCCATTCTGCTAAAGCGGCTTGAACAATGGCTGCAGAAACTGTTTCTTTGCCCAACAGGACAATGGATTATAAAACCACATCAGGACGAACATAATGAATATGCTTTGTTAATACAAAAAGAAGGGCAAATTCACACACGAATCATAGACAGGCTCTTTATCGATAAAAACTGTCTCTGGATCATTGATTTCAAGACTGGAGCAGACAACGAAATGAGTCAAGCCGCTCATCGCCAACAAATCAACGAATATGCACAAATAATGGCCACCCGTACAGAACAAAAAATCCGTTGTGGCTTGTATTACTTGGCGAATAATCATTGGGATAGCTGGGATTATCAATCATGA
- a CDS encoding SemiSWEET family sugar transporter, which produces MSIIIISGSVAFITSFIGLLPQIFKALKTKSTQDISMLMLINYLLCSLAWIIYGGYTDSLFVLTSNVVGLVVSLMLIMLKRHYDARVP; this is translated from the coding sequence GTGTCTATCATTATTATATCTGGTTCAGTTGCCTTTATAACGTCATTTATCGGCTTATTACCACAAATTTTTAAAGCCTTAAAAACCAAGTCTACCCAGGATATTTCCATGTTAATGCTCATTAATTATCTTTTATGTTCATTGGCCTGGATTATCTATGGTGGTTATACCGATTCACTTTTTGTCCTAACCAGCAATGTTGTTGGTTTAGTGGTCAGTCTCATGTTAATCATGTTGAAAAGACACTATGACGCTCGCGTACCTTGA
- the apbC gene encoding iron-sulfur cluster carrier protein ApbC: MNTEQIIERIIHTTRDDLLQLTANEMGIKHGIKKGEQSVAITMKAGFPVHWLQENETYPLKKMIHEALPDTKIELQLESFIKAHQTQLLGKALRGVKNTIAIASGKGGVGKSTVAVNLAVSLAKQGARVGLLDADIYGPSIPLMLGKVAPVQVQGEHYKPVTAHGLQAMSIGYLTDSEQALIWRGPMLAKSLLQMLNITLWDELDYLFIDLPPGTGDIQLSLVQKIPLSAAIVVTTPQNIATLDAQKAIDMFNKTGVHVLGLIENMSIHICGQCGHEEAIFGKGGAEKLCQSRNTVLLGSLPLNIRIRENSDSGKPLAEHRDDPLAKSFDKAALRSAIELAKRPLNYAGKFPDIVVE, encoded by the coding sequence ATGAATACAGAGCAAATCATAGAGCGAATCATCCACACAACACGAGATGATCTATTGCAACTAACCGCAAATGAAATGGGTATAAAACATGGTATCAAGAAGGGAGAACAATCTGTAGCGATTACCATGAAAGCTGGCTTTCCTGTTCATTGGTTACAGGAAAATGAAACTTACCCATTAAAAAAAATGATACATGAGGCTTTACCTGACACAAAGATTGAACTTCAACTTGAATCTTTTATAAAGGCTCACCAAACTCAATTATTGGGCAAAGCATTGCGGGGTGTTAAAAACACCATTGCCATTGCCTCAGGTAAAGGCGGCGTAGGCAAATCCACGGTAGCTGTTAATCTTGCCGTCTCACTGGCAAAACAAGGGGCGCGTGTCGGGCTTCTGGATGCTGACATCTATGGACCCAGTATTCCACTAATGCTTGGGAAAGTAGCGCCGGTACAGGTGCAGGGTGAGCATTATAAACCTGTGACCGCTCATGGCCTACAGGCCATGTCTATAGGTTATCTGACCGACAGTGAACAAGCCTTAATCTGGCGCGGCCCTATGTTAGCAAAATCCCTATTACAAATGTTGAATATTACCCTTTGGGACGAGCTGGATTATTTATTCATTGATCTACCCCCAGGAACCGGAGATATTCAGTTAAGTCTTGTGCAGAAAATTCCTTTAAGTGCAGCCATTGTGGTAACCACACCACAAAATATTGCGACCCTTGATGCGCAAAAGGCTATAGATATGTTTAACAAAACAGGGGTTCACGTTCTCGGTCTCATTGAAAATATGTCTATTCATATCTGCGGTCAATGTGGGCATGAGGAAGCGATTTTTGGTAAAGGTGGGGCGGAAAAATTATGTCAGTCCAGAAACACCGTGTTACTTGGTTCACTGCCATTGAATATTCGTATAAGAGAAAACAGCGATAGTGGAAAACCTCTTGCCGAACACAGAGATGATCCATTAGCCAAATCTTTTGATAAGGCCGCACTGCGTTCAGCCATAGAGCTTGCAAAAAGGCCTTTGAATTATGCAGGAAAATTTCCTGATATCGTGGTTGAGTAA